Proteins encoded in a region of the Stieleria neptunia genome:
- the arsB gene encoding ACR3 family arsenite efflux transporter translates to MNDPETCPTEKQGISFFERYLTVWVGLCIVAGIGLGKIAPGIAKSLDGMAIDVNGAPVISIPIAVCLFFMMYPIMVKIDFGEVVKAGKAIRPVGLTLFLNWAIKPFTMYAIASFFLGTLFLGFIGPDAVDYVKAPLGSELEVGATYGAGEAVLVDGVTMLEVPLWRSYLAGCILLGIAPCTAMVLVWGFLAKGNDGHTLVMVAINSLTMLVLYGVLGGFLLGVGQLPVPWQALLLSIGVYVALPLGAGYLSRKWLIATRGEAWFRDKFLHFLTPITITALLATLVLLFSFKGQTIVENPLTILWIAIPLTIQTLVIFALGYGISKAMGFTYESAAPTAMIGASNHFEVAIATATMLYGLSSGAALATVVGVLIEVPLMLGLVKFCVKTKGWFPAS, encoded by the coding sequence ATGAACGATCCTGAAACCTGCCCCACGGAAAAACAGGGCATCAGCTTCTTTGAACGCTACCTGACCGTCTGGGTGGGGCTGTGCATCGTGGCCGGAATCGGACTCGGCAAGATCGCTCCCGGGATCGCCAAGTCACTCGATGGGATGGCGATTGATGTCAATGGTGCCCCGGTGATTTCGATTCCCATCGCGGTCTGCCTGTTCTTCATGATGTACCCGATCATGGTCAAGATTGACTTCGGCGAAGTTGTGAAAGCGGGCAAAGCGATTCGCCCGGTGGGTTTGACGCTGTTTCTCAACTGGGCGATCAAGCCGTTCACGATGTACGCGATCGCCAGTTTCTTTCTCGGCACCTTGTTCCTCGGCTTCATCGGTCCCGACGCGGTCGATTACGTGAAAGCCCCCTTGGGGAGCGAGCTTGAGGTCGGCGCAACGTATGGTGCCGGTGAAGCGGTGTTGGTCGACGGCGTGACGATGTTAGAGGTTCCGCTGTGGCGCAGCTACTTGGCGGGCTGCATTCTGCTGGGCATCGCACCGTGTACGGCGATGGTTTTGGTTTGGGGATTCCTGGCGAAGGGCAACGACGGACACACGCTGGTGATGGTCGCGATCAATTCACTGACAATGCTTGTGCTGTACGGCGTGTTGGGCGGATTTTTGCTCGGCGTCGGACAGCTTCCGGTTCCCTGGCAAGCGTTGTTGTTGTCGATCGGCGTTTATGTCGCGCTACCGTTGGGGGCCGGCTACCTCTCACGCAAATGGCTGATCGCGACCCGGGGAGAAGCCTGGTTTCGCGACAAGTTTTTGCACTTTTTGACGCCGATCACGATCACGGCATTGCTGGCGACGCTGGTGCTGTTGTTTTCCTTCAAGGGACAAACGATTGTTGAGAACCCGCTGACGATTCTTTGGATTGCCATTCCGCTGACGATCCAGACGCTGGTGATCTTTGCACTGGGCTATGGCATCAGTAAAGCGATGGGATTCACGTACGAGTCCGCTGCGCCGACCGCGATGATCGGCGCGTCGAATCACTTTGAAGTCGCGATCGCGACGGCCACGATGTTGTACGGGTTGTCCTCCGGGGCAGCGCTTGCGACCGTTGTGGGTGTGTTGATCGAAGTGCCTTTGATGCTGGGGCTGGTCAAGTTCTGCGTCAAGACGAAAGGCTGGTTCCCGGCCAGTTAA
- a CDS encoding BON domain-containing protein, protein MVSPNRITRFCRSFSIVLLAAVFAANSPSAQAQETPEATGGTQFQGAEPDLSVFEGVEQGDSIGTAATQGFGIAAEGGAGTAGRTTGGAGGGGFGGGGLGGLFGALGGAFGGHGTSSQKPIIRVRLRSAIEVPPRAASEVQQSARRALNSLPPNRRIRGVNVTMNGPTAILSGTVASEKDRRMSELLMRLEPGVKQVDNQVVVDAAGN, encoded by the coding sequence ATGGTCTCACCGAATCGAATCACTCGGTTTTGTCGTTCGTTTTCGATTGTCTTGTTGGCCGCTGTGTTCGCCGCCAACTCGCCATCCGCTCAGGCACAGGAGACCCCAGAGGCCACCGGCGGGACCCAGTTCCAAGGCGCCGAGCCGGACTTGAGTGTTTTCGAAGGAGTCGAGCAGGGCGATTCGATCGGCACGGCCGCCACCCAGGGGTTTGGAATCGCAGCCGAAGGCGGTGCGGGAACCGCCGGACGGACGACCGGTGGAGCCGGCGGCGGTGGGTTTGGCGGCGGTGGCCTGGGTGGATTGTTCGGCGCCCTGGGCGGTGCCTTCGGCGGCCATGGGACCTCGAGCCAAAAACCGATCATCCGTGTTCGATTACGCTCCGCCATCGAGGTACCACCGCGGGCCGCCAGCGAAGTCCAACAATCCGCGCGGCGGGCGTTGAACAGCCTCCCGCCGAACCGTCGCATTCGCGGCGTCAACGTCACCATGAACGGCCCCACCGCAATCCTCAGCGGGACCGTCGCCAGCGAGAAAGATCGCCGCATGAGCGAACTGCTGATGCGACTCGAACCCGGCGTCAAGCAAGTCGACAATCAAGTCGTCGTGGATGCGGCCGGGAATTGA
- a CDS encoding DUF3352 domain-containing protein produces the protein MSLSSPVSVFRASLPVFASACVCLMLAAGPVSAAEDSKSGADDAPGAPRLLPSDTLVYIRLDSADDLRKQMDKTSIGRMINDPKMRPFADQFYATARDLFDQISDRVGVNLDELLAIPHGQVAFAIHPVKPLEEDEKPEIQARENEDQDAVEQRRERQRRREQYSFGGTLIIDADKNIDQLMSIIERFEEQVLQGRYVRRIREIESTEVTRLLPGRFGQQPIEFFEKDGTLVIGVGHSTAQDVLNHWLDKNDEPTLADNAKFGTIISRCIGAEETRPQLTFFVDPHAIVDRIIKRSGSLTAGFIWPVIQDLGANRIGGIGGSSFSGGDVFEGIAHYHIKIDPPRDGVLGVLRPETGDTTPPKWVPDSVAGYTSINWDFEKAYENVGKVIDKLQQRTDALKEIAEAPIEKRLGVKLREDLLQNMTGRLVRVTWMEKPIRFNSGVNVLAIEMKDATKTKSNLAQIRDRMPNQMKVDSISGHVVYRLRGPGENFPQNMRRPEPSFMILGKWLIYADSTQFMEKAALADAGNLPRLVELPEYDLVASELGGKLDGESPFLLSFIDGAQGIRVIYDLAKDENSRNMIRRAGETNVVARKFSELLDQNELPPFSEFEKYFAPTGFFGYDEPDGIHFGFFTLRADPIDD, from the coding sequence ATGTCGCTCTCTTCTCCCGTTTCTGTTTTTCGGGCCAGCTTGCCGGTGTTCGCATCGGCATGTGTTTGTTTGATGTTGGCTGCCGGACCGGTTTCAGCGGCCGAGGACAGCAAGTCGGGCGCGGACGACGCCCCCGGCGCACCGCGTTTGTTACCAAGTGATACACTCGTCTACATCCGGCTGGACAGTGCCGACGACCTGCGGAAGCAGATGGACAAGACGTCGATCGGCAGGATGATCAACGATCCCAAGATGAGGCCGTTTGCGGATCAGTTTTACGCGACCGCGCGTGATCTGTTCGATCAAATCAGCGATCGGGTCGGCGTCAATCTGGATGAGTTGCTGGCGATTCCGCACGGTCAAGTTGCGTTCGCGATCCACCCGGTCAAGCCGCTGGAGGAGGACGAAAAACCGGAGATTCAGGCCCGAGAAAACGAAGACCAAGACGCGGTCGAGCAACGGCGGGAGCGTCAACGGCGACGAGAACAATATTCGTTCGGCGGAACGTTGATCATCGATGCGGACAAGAATATCGACCAACTGATGTCGATCATCGAGCGATTCGAAGAGCAGGTCTTGCAAGGCCGGTACGTCCGACGGATACGTGAAATCGAATCGACCGAAGTCACCCGGCTGTTGCCCGGGCGTTTCGGTCAGCAGCCGATCGAGTTCTTTGAGAAAGACGGGACCTTGGTGATCGGGGTCGGGCATTCGACCGCACAAGATGTGCTGAATCACTGGTTGGACAAGAACGACGAGCCGACGTTGGCGGACAACGCGAAATTCGGAACGATCATTTCACGATGCATTGGTGCCGAAGAGACGCGTCCCCAACTGACGTTCTTCGTCGATCCGCACGCGATCGTCGATCGAATCATCAAACGCAGCGGATCGTTGACGGCCGGATTCATTTGGCCGGTGATCCAAGACTTGGGGGCCAATCGGATCGGCGGGATCGGCGGCAGTTCCTTTTCCGGCGGCGACGTGTTTGAGGGGATCGCGCACTACCACATCAAAATCGATCCGCCGCGCGACGGCGTGCTGGGCGTGTTGCGGCCCGAAACCGGCGACACGACTCCGCCCAAATGGGTCCCGGATTCCGTGGCCGGTTACACCTCGATCAATTGGGATTTCGAAAAGGCGTACGAGAACGTCGGTAAGGTGATCGACAAATTGCAACAACGGACCGACGCCTTGAAGGAAATCGCCGAGGCGCCGATCGAGAAACGCCTGGGCGTGAAACTTCGCGAAGATCTGCTGCAGAACATGACCGGCCGGCTGGTGAGAGTGACTTGGATGGAAAAACCGATTCGTTTCAACAGCGGAGTCAACGTGCTGGCGATCGAGATGAAAGACGCGACCAAAACGAAATCCAACCTGGCGCAGATCCGCGACCGTATGCCGAATCAAATGAAGGTCGATTCGATCAGCGGGCATGTCGTTTATCGTCTTCGTGGTCCCGGCGAAAATTTCCCCCAGAACATGCGCCGTCCCGAACCGAGTTTCATGATCTTGGGCAAATGGTTGATCTATGCCGACAGCACCCAGTTCATGGAAAAAGCCGCACTGGCGGATGCCGGCAACTTGCCGCGTCTGGTTGAACTGCCGGAGTATGACTTGGTGGCGAGTGAATTGGGCGGCAAGCTGGACGGTGAATCACCGTTTCTGTTGTCGTTCATCGACGGGGCCCAAGGGATCCGAGTGATCTATGACTTGGCCAAAGACGAGAATTCACGCAACATGATTCGCCGGGCGGGAGAGACCAACGTTGTCGCACGAAAATTCTCCGAACTGCTTGATCAAAACGAGTTGCCGCCGTTTTCGGAGTTCGAAAAGTACTTCGCACCGACCGGCTTTTTCGGATACGACGAGCCCGACGGGATTCACTTCGGGTTCTTCACCCTGCGGGCCGATCCGATCGACGATTGA
- the dnaB gene encoding replicative DNA helicase: MADQNERPWDKKKKKKPLSAAEILQRQPPYDLEAEMGVLGSILLLPEVCDDTASLKADDFYDDANRILYTHLREMYDDGEKIDVMLLVSRLKKSDEFEKIGGAAYLAKLSNSVPNAAHAVYYAGIVSEKAVYRNLINASTEILRDAYDQSSEARELCAQAEQKVFSIMDGRSSNSLHSMNDVLHAAMDRMEARLRGEVTDGTVETGLADYDTMTGGLHNGELIILAARPSMGKTALAMNIAEHGAIEMRQPVLFVSLEMSGIELADRMLCSLARVNGHRLRNGTISAEDQTRLINKANEISTAPFFVDDSPSRTVSEIAAAARRIKRRHGGLGLIVIDYLQLIEPDNSRDPRQEQVAKIARRLKGMARELGVPMLCLSQLNRQAEDSKDHRPKLSHLRESGAIEQDADVVMFVHREEYYHRGEDRAQFAGQAEIIIAKQRNGPVGDVQLTWESDFTRFSNRAPEHHDEFSDYAEFTAPGGF; encoded by the coding sequence ATGGCTGACCAGAACGAACGTCCCTGGGACAAGAAGAAGAAAAAGAAACCGCTCTCGGCCGCCGAAATCCTGCAGCGTCAGCCGCCCTACGATCTCGAAGCCGAAATGGGTGTGCTGGGCAGTATTCTGCTGTTGCCCGAGGTCTGTGATGACACCGCGTCGTTGAAAGCGGACGATTTCTACGACGATGCCAACCGGATCTTGTACACGCATTTGCGTGAGATGTACGACGACGGCGAAAAAATCGATGTGATGCTGCTCGTTTCCCGGCTGAAAAAGTCAGACGAGTTTGAGAAGATCGGCGGAGCGGCGTACCTGGCCAAGCTCTCCAACTCCGTCCCCAACGCCGCACACGCGGTCTACTATGCCGGCATCGTTTCCGAAAAAGCCGTCTACCGGAACCTGATCAACGCCAGCACCGAGATCCTACGCGACGCCTACGACCAGTCCAGTGAAGCGCGGGAGCTGTGTGCCCAGGCCGAACAGAAAGTCTTCTCGATCATGGACGGACGGTCGTCCAACTCCCTGCACTCGATGAACGACGTGCTGCACGCCGCGATGGACCGCATGGAAGCACGCTTGCGCGGTGAAGTCACCGACGGGACCGTCGAAACCGGCTTGGCCGACTATGACACCATGACCGGCGGGCTGCACAACGGCGAACTGATCATTCTCGCCGCCCGACCCTCGATGGGAAAAACGGCGCTGGCGATGAACATCGCCGAACACGGCGCGATCGAAATGCGACAACCCGTGCTATTCGTCAGCCTGGAAATGTCAGGCATCGAATTGGCCGACCGAATGCTCTGCTCCCTGGCCCGTGTCAACGGACACCGCCTGCGAAACGGAACGATCAGTGCCGAAGATCAAACCCGCTTGATCAACAAGGCCAACGAAATCAGCACCGCGCCGTTCTTCGTCGATGACTCCCCCAGCCGAACGGTCAGCGAAATCGCCGCCGCCGCACGACGGATCAAACGGCGGCACGGCGGTCTCGGTTTGATCGTGATCGACTACCTGCAACTGATCGAACCGGATAACTCGCGAGATCCTCGCCAAGAACAGGTCGCAAAAATCGCCCGACGACTGAAAGGGATGGCACGTGAATTGGGCGTCCCGATGCTGTGCCTGTCGCAATTGAATCGCCAAGCCGAAGACAGCAAAGACCATCGCCCCAAACTGAGCCACTTGCGCGAATCCGGGGCCATCGAGCAAGATGCCGACGTCGTGATGTTCGTCCACCGCGAGGAGTACTACCACCGCGGCGAAGATCGCGCCCAATTCGCCGGCCAAGCCGAAATCATCATCGCCAAACAGCGGAACGGCCCGGTCGGCGACGTGCAATTGACCTGGGAATCCGACTTCACCCGGTTCAGCAACCGCGCCCCCGAACACCACGACGAATTCAGCGATTACGCCGAATTCACCGCGCCCGGCGGATTCTGA
- a CDS encoding DnaA ATPase domain-containing protein, which yields MSTPHGCTDDSDVIATFKEALKQRVGHERFQIWFSGVRFVLETADRVASPAEPSRAIVAVAAGQFAADRLSNHYLAAMRGAAASACGASTTVRVHFEDRPNRQAELPFAEAGASDAADGSGQDDAPVPAPSKRPNRRAATKAGGASVVRSPRGAQSLRSILRDGTDSRKSPQPKRAAPAPRSAVSPGGDLASRMPSPAATQPPTADKAHHGSNTRNDCSWENFVGGQCNELARTACKMAIESPGLASPLVLWGPPGSGKTHLLSAVAGKLRGLHRMRRVVYLSAEEFTNDFIKALNGNCLPAFRSRFRDADALLIDDIQFFVEKKATIRELHHTIEMLAEVGKPLVFAGTKSPNEINGLGGELSGRLASGLVCQVESLDAQTRTELLARYAQERCLIPWPDATLQEIASVAGGDGRLLSGIVNLVALLQRMHGQMPTMDQIRQHGAHLLRSSGVPITLSAIERAVEKVFQLDSKSLQSGSQTKSITEPRMLAMYLAREMTSSAYSEIGGHFGGRSHSTAILANQRVRQWLDAGRSLGRGQAAVSTDEAIRRIESMLKTG from the coding sequence ATGTCCACACCGCACGGCTGCACCGATGACTCGGACGTCATCGCGACATTCAAGGAGGCGTTGAAGCAACGTGTGGGGCACGAGCGTTTCCAGATTTGGTTCTCGGGCGTTCGCTTTGTTCTGGAAACCGCGGATCGGGTTGCCAGTCCCGCTGAACCGTCGCGAGCGATCGTCGCCGTGGCTGCCGGACAGTTCGCCGCCGACCGATTGAGCAACCACTATCTGGCTGCGATGCGTGGTGCCGCCGCATCGGCCTGTGGAGCGTCGACCACTGTCCGGGTCCACTTCGAGGACCGCCCCAACCGTCAAGCCGAATTGCCGTTTGCCGAAGCGGGCGCGAGCGATGCCGCCGACGGCAGCGGTCAGGACGACGCCCCGGTCCCGGCACCATCGAAGCGACCCAACCGCCGCGCCGCAACGAAAGCGGGCGGAGCCTCCGTGGTGCGGTCCCCCCGTGGCGCCCAGTCGCTGCGATCGATTCTGCGAGACGGCACCGATTCACGAAAATCGCCGCAGCCCAAACGAGCCGCGCCGGCGCCTAGATCGGCCGTCTCCCCTGGCGGCGATCTCGCCAGCAGGATGCCATCGCCGGCCGCAACCCAACCGCCGACCGCCGACAAGGCCCACCACGGGTCGAACACGCGAAACGATTGCAGTTGGGAGAACTTCGTCGGTGGACAGTGCAACGAGTTGGCGCGGACCGCCTGCAAAATGGCCATTGAAAGCCCCGGCCTGGCTTCGCCATTGGTCCTGTGGGGGCCGCCGGGGTCCGGAAAAACGCACTTGCTGAGCGCCGTCGCTGGAAAACTCCGCGGTCTGCATCGGATGCGGCGGGTCGTTTATCTGTCGGCTGAGGAATTCACCAACGACTTCATCAAGGCGCTCAACGGCAACTGCTTGCCCGCCTTTCGGTCTCGCTTTCGTGATGCCGACGCGCTGTTGATCGACGACATCCAATTCTTCGTCGAAAAGAAAGCGACCATTCGCGAACTCCACCACACCATCGAGATGCTGGCCGAAGTCGGCAAACCCCTGGTGTTTGCCGGCACCAAGTCGCCCAACGAGATCAACGGGTTGGGCGGCGAACTTTCCGGACGATTGGCTTCGGGGCTGGTTTGCCAAGTCGAATCCCTGGACGCCCAGACGCGAACCGAGCTGCTCGCACGTTATGCCCAAGAGCGTTGTTTGATCCCCTGGCCCGACGCGACGCTTCAGGAGATCGCGTCGGTCGCCGGCGGTGACGGTCGTCTGCTCAGCGGCATCGTCAATCTGGTCGCCCTGCTGCAACGGATGCACGGCCAGATGCCAACGATGGACCAGATTCGCCAACACGGCGCCCACCTGCTCCGCTCCTCCGGTGTCCCGATCACGCTCAGCGCCATCGAACGCGCGGTGGAAAAAGTCTTCCAATTGGATTCCAAGTCACTCCAGTCCGGCTCACAAACCAAGTCCATCACCGAACCGCGGATGCTGGCGATGTACCTGGCCCGCGAAATGACCAGCAGTGCCTACTCCGAAATCGGCGGGCACTTCGGGGGACGCAGCCACAGCACTGCAATCCTGGCCAATCAGCGAGTCCGCCAATGGCTCGACGCCGGACGCAGCCTCGGCAGGGGGCAGGCCGCCGTCTCGACCGACGAAGCGATCCGCCGCATCGAATCCATGCTGAAAACGGGGTAG
- the lexA gene encoding transcriptional repressor LexA translates to MGTKQLTDRQRRVYELIRELILNRGYGPTVREIGEAFGIKSPNGVMCHLRALERKGLIHRSPNKSRAIELTEKIDRQNHSLPMAGMVAAGTTALAFEQSDTMDFSGMFCQNDRFILQVSGDSMIEAHIQDGDFVVIQKQESAEPGQMVVAELPSGDSTLKFWFPEEGRIRLQPANAEMSPLYVDDAKVVGVAVGVVRNVL, encoded by the coding sequence ATGGGGACCAAGCAACTCACCGACCGCCAACGGCGGGTATACGAGTTGATTCGAGAGTTAATTCTCAACCGGGGCTATGGACCAACGGTTCGTGAGATCGGCGAGGCATTTGGCATCAAGAGCCCCAATGGGGTGATGTGTCACTTGCGCGCGCTGGAGCGAAAGGGCCTGATTCATCGCAGCCCCAACAAGTCGCGTGCGATCGAGTTGACGGAGAAGATTGACCGCCAGAATCACAGTCTGCCGATGGCCGGGATGGTCGCCGCCGGAACGACGGCGTTGGCGTTCGAGCAGAGCGACACGATGGATTTCAGCGGGATGTTTTGCCAGAACGACCGTTTCATCCTGCAGGTGTCGGGTGATTCGATGATCGAGGCGCACATCCAGGACGGCGACTTCGTCGTCATTCAAAAGCAGGAGTCGGCCGAACCGGGTCAGATGGTGGTGGCGGAGCTCCCCAGTGGAGACTCGACGCTCAAGTTTTGGTTCCCGGAAGAGGGCCGGATTCGGCTGCAGCCCGCCAACGCCGAGATGTCGCCGTTGTATGTCGACGACGCCAAGGTCGTCGGCGTCGCCGTCGGCGTGGTGCGGAACGTGTTGTAA
- the ndk gene encoding nucleoside-diphosphate kinase: MQRTLVLLKPDAVQRRLMGQLIARFEAKGLNIVAMKMLKVTPEMAKQHYAEHVDKPFYPSLEAFITSAPIVAMAIDGLDVIKVVRDMLGATSGLNAAAGTIRGDFSSSRQMNLVHASDGAEAAKRELGIYFEDSEICRYEPVLTPFMRAGDE; encoded by the coding sequence ATGCAACGCACCCTGGTTCTTCTCAAACCCGACGCGGTCCAGCGGCGATTGATGGGACAATTGATCGCGCGATTCGAAGCCAAAGGCTTGAACATCGTTGCAATGAAGATGCTGAAGGTGACGCCGGAAATGGCGAAACAGCACTACGCCGAACACGTCGACAAGCCGTTTTACCCGAGCCTGGAAGCGTTCATCACCTCGGCCCCGATCGTCGCCATGGCAATCGACGGGCTGGACGTCATCAAAGTCGTTCGCGATATGCTGGGTGCCACCAGCGGACTCAATGCCGCCGCCGGAACCATCCGCGGCGATTTCAGCAGCAGCCGCCAGATGAACCTGGTCCACGCCAGTGACGGTGCCGAAGCCGCCAAACGAGAGCTGGGCATCTACTTTGAAGACAGCGAGATCTGCCGCTACGAACCCGTGCTGACGCCCTTCATGCGCGCCGGCGACGAGTAA
- the aroH gene encoding chorismate mutase produces MLACRGVRGATTVQADDRDEILLATRQLLALMIRQNGIDTADLASAYFTVTKDLSAEFPALAARQLGWLEVPLLCGYEITVEKSLPRCIRVLLHWNTEKSQSEIQHFYLHDAVKLRPDLSELPPVDFDELEQWIQSQLSSTP; encoded by the coding sequence ATGTTGGCTTGCCGAGGCGTCCGCGGTGCGACAACGGTCCAAGCGGATGATCGTGACGAAATTTTGCTCGCAACGCGACAGTTGCTGGCGCTGATGATTCGCCAAAACGGGATCGACACGGCGGATTTGGCCAGTGCCTACTTCACCGTGACCAAAGACCTGTCGGCGGAGTTCCCGGCGTTGGCCGCGCGGCAGCTCGGTTGGCTCGAAGTCCCGCTGTTGTGCGGCTACGAAATCACCGTCGAAAAATCGCTGCCACGCTGCATTCGCGTGTTGCTGCACTGGAACACCGAAAAATCACAGTCCGAAATCCAGCACTTCTACCTACATGACGCGGTAAAATTGCGACCCGATTTGTCGGAGCTTCCGCCCGTGGATTTTGACGAACTGGAACAATGGATCCAGTCCCAACTGTCGTCCACCCCCTAG
- a CDS encoding BBP7 family outer membrane beta-barrel protein: MIRNMVNRLTNTTSEAGNSRLPAAKPLLGFYRAGSALVGTGLAVAAAIFAAGLLSGEASAQGYPSSGVSLANYDLAASGFVTPAGMPPIGAPGMMGRSGSPVMPVGYNSYGCDTGGCDTLPMQACMDRMVCGTCGGGGGCSCNGMLGNGGILGKLRSGGTGCLFCRGAGCTACKELPFGYAGSCLASAVSLLRPYEEAGICNQRWYDVSLEALFLDRQIKGTSSSVITQRGSGPTGTPVLSLNDDGLDELEAGVRASVAFIWGVGGNVELTYMGGNEWKEGASAQADVIAANLEGNLYSFLSDFGTIPGAGGFDDTDRSTTQSIEARSRFHSAEFNYRRRTMFPYCRFQSSWLVGLRFMRYDDGLNYSTQGQTRTTVGATTVVQNRFFNADSDTENRLFGPQTGFDFWWNVAPGISLGLGAKGAWVQNDVNRAIQVSANSLATQNVFDGDQRGTILTDLELKGVYRLSHSLTLRGSYYVLAVDDIAFSSMDFQVNQTTTGLTSGNLSFDRLTLQGFTVGAEYMW; this comes from the coding sequence ATGATTCGAAACATGGTCAACCGTTTGACAAACACAACCAGCGAAGCGGGAAACTCCCGTCTGCCCGCTGCCAAACCTCTCCTCGGTTTTTACCGTGCCGGTTCGGCACTGGTGGGGACCGGCCTAGCAGTGGCCGCGGCGATATTCGCCGCCGGTCTACTCTCCGGCGAGGCTTCGGCACAGGGCTATCCCTCATCGGGCGTATCGCTTGCCAATTATGACTTGGCCGCCAGCGGCTTTGTCACTCCCGCCGGAATGCCGCCGATCGGCGCTCCTGGCATGATGGGTAGGAGTGGTTCACCGGTGATGCCGGTCGGCTACAACAGCTATGGCTGCGACACCGGCGGCTGCGACACGCTGCCGATGCAGGCTTGCATGGACCGGATGGTCTGTGGAACCTGTGGCGGCGGCGGCGGTTGCTCGTGCAACGGCATGCTCGGCAACGGCGGCATCCTGGGCAAACTCCGCAGCGGCGGCACGGGCTGCCTGTTCTGTCGCGGCGCCGGATGCACGGCGTGTAAAGAGTTGCCCTTCGGTTATGCGGGATCGTGCCTGGCATCGGCCGTCAGCTTGTTACGTCCCTACGAAGAGGCGGGCATCTGCAACCAACGTTGGTACGATGTCAGCCTGGAAGCGTTGTTCTTGGATCGGCAAATCAAGGGCACCAGTTCCTCGGTCATCACCCAGCGTGGCAGTGGTCCGACCGGGACGCCCGTTTTGAGTCTCAACGACGACGGCTTGGATGAACTTGAAGCCGGTGTTCGAGCGTCGGTCGCCTTCATCTGGGGCGTGGGCGGCAACGTCGAATTGACTTACATGGGTGGGAATGAATGGAAGGAGGGTGCATCGGCCCAGGCTGATGTGATCGCCGCCAACCTGGAAGGCAATCTGTACTCCTTCCTCAGCGATTTCGGCACCATCCCTGGCGCCGGTGGTTTTGACGACACCGACCGTTCGACCACCCAATCGATCGAAGCCCGCAGCCGATTCCACTCGGCCGAATTCAACTATCGCCGACGAACGATGTTCCCGTACTGCCGATTCCAAAGCTCTTGGCTCGTCGGTCTGCGGTTCATGCGGTACGACGACGGGCTCAACTACTCGACGCAAGGACAAACCCGTACGACCGTCGGCGCCACGACGGTGGTTCAGAATCGATTCTTCAATGCCGACTCCGACACCGAAAACCGATTGTTCGGGCCGCAAACCGGATTCGATTTCTGGTGGAACGTGGCTCCGGGAATTTCGCTCGGTCTAGGGGCGAAAGGGGCTTGGGTGCAAAACGATGTCAACCGAGCGATTCAGGTCTCGGCCAACTCCCTGGCAACCCAAAACGTATTCGACGGCGATCAACGCGGCACGATCCTGACGGACCTGGAACTGAAGGGAGTTTATCGACTCTCGCACTCGCTGACCCTCCGCGGTTCCTACTACGTCCTGGCGGTCGACGACATTGCCTTCAGCAGCATGGACTTTCAGGTCAATCAAACGACGACGGGGCTGACGTCGGGCAACCTCAGCTTCGACCGTCTGACACTGCAAGGTTTCACCGTCGGTGCGGAATACATGTGGTAG